From one Nocardioides yefusunii genomic stretch:
- the hflX gene encoding GTPase HflX, giving the protein MNDKRATSLSDALDATAEWAETDEPDELDDFVSGYADEPDPEDGLDGWGDDDAAPTVGALDLIERHALRRAAGLRTELEDITEVEYRQLRMERVVLVGVWTSGTVADAENHMAELALLAETAGSEVLEAIFQRRQNPDPATYIGRGKVDGLKEIVAATGADTVICDGELAPSQLRNLEDRLKVKVVDRTALILDIFAQHAKSKEGQAQVELAQLQYMKQRLRGWGGNLSRQAGGRVAGGDGIGGRGPGETKIETDRRRINDRIAKLRRELKEMSRVRETKRSQRRGNKVPSVAIAGYTNAGKSSLLNRFTDAGVLVEDSLFATLDPTTRKTTTSDGRLYTMSDTVGFVRHLPHQLVEAFRSTLEEVKESDLILHVVDGSHPDPEGQIKAVREVFAEMGAEQIPEIIVINKSDAADPLVLARLRQREPHSIVVSAKTGEGIAEAITYLEAELPRPGVPFEVLIPYERGDVLNRLHQEAEIESLEHTGEGTRVSGRSNEDLVGELARFAV; this is encoded by the coding sequence ATGAACGACAAGCGCGCCACCTCCCTGTCCGACGCCCTCGACGCCACCGCTGAGTGGGCGGAGACCGACGAGCCCGACGAACTCGACGACTTCGTCTCCGGGTACGCCGACGAGCCGGACCCCGAGGACGGGCTCGACGGCTGGGGCGACGACGACGCAGCGCCCACCGTCGGTGCCCTCGACCTGATCGAGCGTCACGCTCTCAGGCGAGCCGCCGGCCTGCGCACCGAGCTCGAGGACATCACCGAGGTCGAGTACCGCCAGCTCCGCATGGAGCGGGTCGTCCTGGTGGGTGTGTGGACCTCGGGCACCGTCGCCGACGCCGAGAACCACATGGCCGAGCTGGCCCTGCTCGCCGAGACCGCCGGTTCGGAGGTCCTGGAGGCGATCTTCCAGCGCCGCCAGAACCCGGACCCGGCCACCTACATCGGCCGCGGCAAGGTGGACGGCCTCAAGGAGATCGTCGCCGCGACCGGCGCCGACACCGTCATCTGTGACGGTGAACTCGCCCCGTCGCAGCTGCGCAACCTCGAGGACCGGCTCAAGGTCAAGGTCGTCGACCGCACCGCTCTGATCCTCGACATCTTCGCCCAGCACGCGAAGTCGAAGGAGGGCCAGGCCCAGGTCGAGCTGGCGCAGTTGCAGTACATGAAGCAGCGCCTGCGTGGTTGGGGTGGCAACCTGTCGCGTCAGGCCGGTGGCCGTGTCGCCGGCGGTGACGGCATCGGTGGCCGTGGTCCCGGTGAGACCAAGATCGAGACCGACCGTCGCCGTATCAACGACCGCATCGCCAAGCTGCGTCGTGAACTGAAGGAGATGTCGCGGGTCCGCGAGACCAAGCGCTCCCAGCGTCGTGGCAACAAGGTGCCCAGCGTCGCGATCGCGGGCTACACCAATGCCGGCAAGTCGTCGCTGCTCAACCGCTTCACCGACGCCGGAGTCCTGGTCGAGGACTCCCTCTTCGCGACCCTCGACCCCACGACCCGCAAGACCACCACCTCCGACGGTCGCCTCTACACGATGAGCGACACCGTCGGATTCGTGCGGCACCTGCCCCACCAGCTGGTCGAGGCGTTCCGTTCGACGCTGGAGGAGGTCAAGGAGTCCGACCTGATCCTGCACGTCGTCGACGGTTCGCACCCCGACCCCGAGGGTCAGATCAAGGCGGTCCGCGAGGTCTTCGCCGAGATGGGTGCCGAGCAGATCCCCGAGATCATCGTCATCAACAAGTCCGACGCCGCCGACCCGCTGGTGCTGGCGCGTCTGCGTCAGCGTGAGCCGCACTCGATCGTCGTCTCCGCGAAGACGGGCGAGGGCATCGCCGAGGCGATCACCTACCTCGAGGCCGAGCTCCCGCGTCCGGGCGTTCCGTTCGAGGTGCTGATCCCGTACGAGCGTGGCGACGTCCTCAACCGTCTGCACCAGGAGGCGGAGATCGAGTCCCTCGAACACACTGGTGAGGGCACCCGCGTGAGCGGCCGTTCCAACGAGGACCTCGTCGGGGAGCTGGCGCGTTTCGCGGTCTGA
- the dapF gene encoding diaminopimelate epimerase: protein MTYPFLKGHGTENDFVLLPDHDGSIHGDLSAERVRALCDRRAGIGADGVLRVVRSENPDPAVEWFMDYRNSDGSISEMCGNGVRAFARHLLDEGLVDTTAPIHVDTRAGVKVVTQTEDGLLTVDMGEPKVFGQSEISVGAETWTALHVDMGNPHAVLFVDDLADAGDLLTPPVHDERVYPHGVNVEFVVEKGKRHVGMRVHERGSGETRSCGTGACAVAITAMLADDAPRGTTYRVDLPGGRLDITWTADNHILMTGPAVVVAKGETDL, encoded by the coding sequence GTGACCTATCCCTTCCTCAAGGGCCACGGCACGGAGAACGACTTCGTGCTGCTGCCCGACCACGACGGCTCGATCCACGGCGACCTCTCCGCGGAGCGCGTCCGTGCGCTCTGCGACCGCCGCGCCGGCATCGGTGCCGACGGTGTCCTGCGCGTCGTCCGGTCGGAGAACCCCGACCCGGCCGTCGAATGGTTCATGGACTACCGCAACTCCGACGGCTCGATCTCGGAGATGTGCGGCAACGGCGTGCGGGCCTTCGCCCGGCACCTGCTCGACGAGGGCCTCGTTGACACCACGGCTCCGATCCACGTCGACACCCGTGCCGGCGTCAAGGTGGTCACCCAGACCGAGGACGGTCTGCTGACCGTGGACATGGGCGAGCCCAAGGTGTTCGGTCAGTCCGAGATCAGCGTCGGCGCCGAGACCTGGACGGCGCTGCACGTCGACATGGGCAACCCGCACGCGGTGCTCTTCGTCGACGACCTCGCCGACGCCGGCGACCTGCTCACCCCGCCCGTCCACGACGAGCGTGTCTACCCGCACGGCGTCAACGTCGAGTTCGTCGTCGAGAAGGGCAAGCGTCACGTCGGGATGCGCGTCCACGAGCGCGGCTCCGGAGAGACCCGTTCGTGCGGCACCGGCGCCTGCGCCGTCGCGATCACCGCGATGCTCGCCGACGACGCCCCGCGCGGCACCACCTACCGCGTCGACCTGCCCGGCGGCCGCCTCGACATCACCTGGACGGCTGACAACCACATCCTCATGACCGGCCCGGCCGTCGTCGTGGCGAAGGGCGAGACCGACCTCTGA
- a CDS encoding dihydrofolate reductase family protein, whose product MATLFYTGCSLDGFIATRDHDLTWLTTRSIESERDMGYGTFVPRIGAAVMGASTWQWMLDAGESAFMGGVPTVVLTHREFEPVEGMRFTAADDDDDALRRIHAGLVVAAGDKDVWVVGGGALAARLAGLGLVDEFWVQFAPVTLGEGQPLCPGHVELRLLDVVRNGDFVCTRYAVEESRP is encoded by the coding sequence ATGGCGACCCTCTTCTACACCGGCTGCTCGCTCGACGGGTTCATCGCGACCCGCGACCACGACCTCACCTGGTTGACCACGCGCAGCATCGAGTCCGAACGCGACATGGGCTACGGCACCTTCGTCCCGCGCATCGGTGCCGCCGTCATGGGGGCCAGCACCTGGCAGTGGATGCTGGACGCGGGGGAGTCGGCCTTCATGGGCGGCGTGCCCACGGTCGTCCTGACTCATCGCGAGTTCGAGCCGGTCGAGGGGATGCGCTTCACTGCAGCCGACGACGACGACGACGCGCTGCGCCGGATCCATGCCGGCCTCGTCGTCGCTGCCGGTGACAAGGACGTCTGGGTCGTCGGCGGTGGCGCGCTCGCCGCTCGTCTGGCCGGGCTCGGACTCGTCGACGAGTTCTGGGTCCAGTTCGCACCCGTCACGCTCGGTGAGGGCCAGCCACTCTGCCCGGGCCACGTCGAGCTGCGCCTCCTCGACGTCGTCCGCAACGGGGACTTCGTCTGCACCCGCTACGCAGTGGAAGAATCCCGGCCGTGA
- the miaA gene encoding tRNA (adenosine(37)-N6)-dimethylallyltransferase MiaA, translated as MTVPPIVAVVGATAAGKTGLSLDLAERLDGEIVNTDSMQVYRGMDIGTAKLPLAERRGIPHHLMDLLDIDEIATVADFQALARAAIADIRGRGKVPVLVGGSALYVRAILDHYDFPGTDPEIRAELEAEAAERGTAVLHARLKELDPEAATKMEPSNGRRIVRALEAIAVSGKKFSSSEPRMEYADPRTVQIGVDIDRPTLDVRIAQRVDEMFETGFVAEVEHLMANGLEQARTAAMAIGYAQVRQHLAGEITEAEARERTVFATRRFSRRQDSWFRKDDRISWIRFDAEDRLERALDVIAALD; from the coding sequence ATGACCGTGCCCCCGATCGTCGCCGTGGTCGGTGCCACCGCAGCCGGCAAGACCGGCCTCTCCCTCGATCTCGCCGAGCGTCTGGACGGTGAGATCGTCAACACCGACTCCATGCAGGTCTACCGCGGCATGGACATCGGCACCGCCAAGCTGCCGCTGGCCGAGCGTCGCGGAATCCCGCACCATCTGATGGACCTCCTCGACATCGACGAGATCGCCACCGTCGCCGACTTCCAGGCGCTGGCGCGTGCTGCGATCGCCGACATTCGGGGTCGAGGCAAGGTGCCGGTGCTGGTGGGAGGTTCGGCGCTGTACGTCCGCGCGATCCTGGACCACTACGACTTCCCGGGCACGGACCCGGAGATCAGGGCGGAGTTGGAGGCCGAGGCCGCCGAACGTGGCACCGCGGTCCTGCACGCGCGACTCAAGGAGCTCGACCCCGAGGCTGCCACCAAGATGGAGCCCAGCAACGGGCGACGGATCGTGCGAGCCCTCGAAGCGATCGCCGTCTCGGGCAAGAAGTTCTCCTCCTCCGAACCCCGGATGGAGTACGCCGACCCGCGCACGGTGCAGATCGGCGTCGACATCGACCGCCCGACGCTCGACGTCCGGATCGCGCAGCGTGTCGACGAGATGTTCGAGACCGGCTTCGTCGCCGAGGTGGAACACCTGATGGCGAACGGGCTGGAGCAGGCGCGCACCGCGGCGATGGCGATCGGCTACGCGCAGGTGCGTCAGCATCTGGCTGGGGAGATCACTGAGGCCGAGGCGCGGGAGCGGACGGTCTTCGCGACGCGTCGGTTCTCGCGTCGTCAGGACTCGTGGTTCCGCAAGGACGACCGGATCTCCTGGATCCGGTTCGACGCCGAGGACCGGCTGGAACGGGCGCTCGACGTCATCGCTGCGCTGGACTGA
- a CDS encoding antitoxin, protein MGFLDDAKKKLTDAVDKNGDKISAGLDKVAGIADEKTGKKHSDKIDGAVAKAKEALDGLDGKKGDDLK, encoded by the coding sequence ATGGGATTCCTGGACGACGCCAAGAAGAAGCTGACCGACGCCGTGGACAAGAACGGCGACAAGATCAGCGCCGGTCTCGACAAGGTGGCCGGGATCGCTGACGAGAAGACCGGCAAGAAGCACTCCGACAAGATCGACGGTGCGGTCGCCAAGGCCAAGGAGGCCCTCGACGGCCTCGACGGCAAGAAGGGCGACGACCTCAAGTGA
- a CDS encoding NUDIX domain-containing protein has product MSVPHDAGTGPTPQELGRFVVVPASYVYLLREAENGTEVLLQQRGDVDFMAWHWAAGAAGHVERGETAPQAAARELREELDVEADLTFEFTMQRTDRALAIDERADFFFTARSWRGEPRIVEASKCAQIGWFPLDALPEPMVPHERFALAHLGGEQRYLSFGF; this is encoded by the coding sequence GTGAGCGTCCCGCACGACGCCGGGACCGGCCCGACGCCCCAGGAACTGGGCCGTTTCGTGGTGGTCCCGGCGTCGTACGTCTACCTGCTGCGCGAGGCCGAGAACGGCACCGAGGTGCTGCTCCAGCAACGCGGTGACGTCGACTTCATGGCGTGGCACTGGGCCGCCGGAGCGGCCGGGCACGTCGAGCGTGGCGAGACCGCGCCCCAGGCCGCAGCCCGGGAACTGCGGGAAGAACTGGACGTCGAGGCCGACCTGACGTTCGAGTTCACGATGCAGCGCACCGACCGCGCGTTGGCGATCGACGAACGAGCCGACTTCTTCTTCACCGCGCGGTCATGGCGTGGTGAGCCACGGATCGTGGAGGCGTCCAAGTGCGCCCAGATCGGCTGGTTCCCCCTCGACGCGTTGCCCGAACCGATGGTCCCGCACGAGCGGTTCGCGCTGGCTCACCTCGGTGGCGAGCAGCGCTACCTGTCCTTTGGCTTCTGA
- a CDS encoding endonuclease domain-containing protein, translating to MDVDAVLLRLGGVATRTELVTRCGRAAVDAALSSRRIETVGRGRYALPTVGADLRMAHGMSGVLSHASAALGHGWAVLRHPDKPHVTVPRTRRVAAAARRDAVVHWSTLDAEEEVGGMTTARRTLADVLRAAPFDEALAVADSVLRSGRSHAWVVAVADEVRGRGAARARRAALAADPAAANPFESGLRAQALDAGLEVRAQVWVEDSYGRFLGRPDLVDVERRLVLEADSFQWHGSRSGLVRDAQRYNGFVVAGWKVLRFTWEDVVAHPDRTRDLLRSYVQQHAKVLPLA from the coding sequence ATGGACGTCGACGCAGTGCTGCTCCGGCTCGGGGGAGTGGCCACCCGGACCGAGTTGGTGACGAGGTGCGGGCGGGCGGCGGTGGACGCAGCCCTCTCGTCACGTCGGATCGAGACCGTGGGACGCGGGCGCTACGCCCTGCCGACCGTGGGCGCCGACCTGAGGATGGCACACGGGATGAGTGGGGTGCTCTCCCATGCCAGCGCTGCGCTGGGACACGGATGGGCGGTGCTGCGGCACCCGGACAAGCCGCACGTCACCGTTCCGCGCACCCGCAGGGTGGCGGCGGCCGCGAGAAGGGACGCCGTCGTCCACTGGTCCACGCTGGACGCCGAGGAGGAGGTGGGCGGAATGACGACGGCCCGCCGCACGCTCGCCGACGTCCTGCGTGCTGCCCCGTTCGACGAGGCGCTGGCGGTGGCGGACTCGGTGCTGCGTTCGGGGCGGAGCCATGCCTGGGTGGTCGCGGTCGCTGACGAGGTCCGTGGACGCGGTGCTGCGCGAGCGCGTCGCGCGGCTCTCGCGGCCGACCCTGCGGCAGCGAACCCCTTCGAGTCAGGGCTGAGGGCCCAGGCGCTGGACGCGGGCCTCGAGGTCCGAGCGCAGGTGTGGGTGGAGGACTCCTACGGGAGGTTCCTCGGCCGTCCCGACCTCGTCGACGTGGAACGGCGCCTCGTCCTGGAGGCCGACTCGTTCCAGTGGCACGGCAGTCGGTCGGGTCTGGTGCGGGACGCCCAGCGCTACAACGGGTTCGTGGTGGCGGGGTGGAAGGTCCTGCGCTTCACGTGGGAGGACGTGGTGGCGCACCCCGATCGGACGCGGGACCTGCTCAGGTCGTACGTACAGCAACATGCAAAGGTCCTCCCGCTGGCCTGA
- the miaB gene encoding tRNA (N6-isopentenyl adenosine(37)-C2)-methylthiotransferase MiaB: MTASTDAADAALETATAATENADAPRTYEVKTYGCQMNVHDSERLTGLLETAGYVAAPEGEQADVVVFNTCAVRENADNRLYGNLGHLAPVKAKKPGMQIAVGGCMAQKDRDTITKKAPWVDVVFGTHNIGSLPALLDRARSQEAAQVEILESLSVFPSTLPTKRDSAYAAWVSISVGCNNTCTFCIVPSLRGKEQDRRPGEILAEIEALVAEGVTEVTLLGQNVNAYGVEFGDRQAFSKLLRACGEIEGLERIRFTSPHPAEFTDDVIAAMAEVPTVMPQLHMPLQSGSDRVLKAMRRSYRQKKFLGILDKVREQIPNAAISTDIIVGFPGETEEDFLDTMEVVRKARFAQAFTFQYSIRPGTPAATMPDQIDPATVKDRYQRLAALVEEITYEENQKLEGSVVELMVSEGEGRRDGETLRLSGRAPDNRLVHFAADFSQVDADSVRPGDMVTVEITRGAPHYLIADAPIRALRRTRAGDAWEKRTNAPVETPKGVGLGMPSIGVPAPLPEGPSCGIN; the protein is encoded by the coding sequence ATGACTGCTTCCACTGACGCCGCCGACGCCGCACTCGAGACCGCCACCGCCGCCACCGAGAACGCGGACGCCCCGCGCACCTACGAGGTCAAGACCTACGGGTGCCAGATGAACGTCCACGACTCCGAGCGCCTCACCGGCCTGCTCGAGACCGCGGGCTACGTCGCCGCGCCGGAAGGTGAGCAGGCCGACGTCGTCGTCTTCAACACCTGTGCCGTCCGCGAGAACGCCGACAACCGCCTCTACGGCAACCTCGGCCACCTCGCCCCGGTGAAGGCGAAGAAGCCCGGCATGCAGATCGCCGTCGGTGGCTGCATGGCGCAGAAGGACCGCGACACCATCACCAAGAAGGCCCCGTGGGTCGACGTCGTCTTCGGCACCCACAACATCGGCTCCCTCCCCGCACTCCTCGACCGGGCCCGGTCGCAGGAGGCCGCGCAGGTCGAGATCCTCGAGTCGCTGTCGGTCTTCCCCTCGACGCTCCCCACCAAGCGCGACTCCGCCTACGCGGCGTGGGTCTCCATCTCGGTCGGCTGCAACAACACCTGCACGTTCTGCATCGTCCCGTCGCTGCGCGGCAAGGAGCAGGACCGCCGCCCCGGCGAGATCCTCGCCGAGATCGAGGCGCTCGTCGCCGAGGGCGTCACCGAGGTGACCCTGCTCGGCCAGAACGTCAACGCGTACGGCGTCGAGTTCGGCGACCGTCAGGCGTTCTCCAAGCTGCTCCGCGCCTGTGGCGAGATCGAGGGCCTGGAGCGCATCCGCTTCACCTCCCCGCACCCGGCCGAGTTCACCGACGACGTGATCGCCGCGATGGCCGAGGTCCCCACCGTCATGCCGCAGCTGCACATGCCGCTGCAGTCCGGTTCCGACCGCGTGCTCAAGGCGATGCGCCGCTCGTACCGCCAGAAGAAGTTCCTCGGCATCCTCGACAAGGTCCGCGAGCAGATCCCCAACGCCGCGATCTCCACCGACATCATCGTCGGCTTCCCGGGCGAGACCGAGGAGGACTTCCTCGACACCATGGAGGTGGTCCGCAAGGCCCGCTTCGCCCAGGCGTTCACCTTCCAGTACTCGATCCGCCCCGGAACCCCGGCCGCGACGATGCCGGACCAGATCGACCCCGCGACGGTGAAGGACCGCTACCAGCGCCTCGCCGCCCTGGTGGAGGAGATCACCTACGAGGAGAACCAGAAGCTCGAGGGCAGCGTCGTCGAACTCATGGTGTCCGAGGGCGAGGGACGCCGCGACGGCGAGACCCTGCGTCTTTCGGGCCGCGCCCCCGACAACCGCCTGGTGCACTTCGCCGCCGACTTCTCGCAGGTGGACGCCGACTCCGTGCGCCCCGGCGACATGGTCACCGTCGAGATCACCCGCGGTGCCCCGCACTACCTGATCGCCGACGCCCCGATCCGTGCCCTGCGCCGCACCCGCGCCGGTGACGCCTGGGAGAAGCGCACCAACGCTCCCGTCGAGACCCCGAAGGGTGTCGGTCTCGGCATGCCCAGCATCGGTGTTCCGGCGCCGCTGCCCGAGGGCCCGTCCTGCGGCATCAACTGA
- a CDS encoding amino acid ABC transporter ATP-binding protein → MTAASETHAGTPAAPGPDDLIVVRGVNKYYGKLHALKDVNLTVKRGEVVVIIGPSGSGKSTLCRTINRLETISDGEILLDGQALPQEGKALAKLRAEVGMVFQSFNLFAHKTILENVTLGPVKVRGMAKDAADTLGRDLLERVGVESQVLKYPAQLSGGQQQRVAIARALAMEPKAILFDEPTSALDPEMINEVLDVMVDLAKKGMTMIVVTHEMGFARTAADRVVFMADGAIVEENTPEEFFNNPRSERAKDFLSKILTH, encoded by the coding sequence ATGACAGCGGCTTCGGAGACACACGCGGGCACCCCTGCAGCCCCCGGCCCCGACGACCTCATCGTCGTGCGCGGCGTGAACAAGTACTACGGCAAACTGCACGCCCTCAAGGACGTCAACCTCACCGTCAAGCGCGGCGAGGTGGTGGTCATCATCGGGCCGTCCGGCTCGGGCAAGTCGACGCTGTGCCGCACGATCAACCGCCTCGAGACGATCTCCGACGGCGAGATCCTCCTCGACGGGCAGGCGCTCCCGCAGGAGGGCAAGGCGCTCGCGAAGCTGCGAGCCGAGGTCGGCATGGTCTTCCAGTCCTTCAACCTCTTCGCCCACAAGACGATCCTCGAGAACGTCACCCTCGGCCCGGTCAAGGTCCGCGGGATGGCGAAGGACGCCGCCGACACCCTCGGCCGGGACCTCCTGGAGCGCGTGGGCGTCGAGTCGCAGGTGCTGAAGTACCCCGCCCAACTCTCCGGCGGCCAGCAGCAACGCGTCGCGATCGCGCGGGCCCTGGCGATGGAACCCAAGGCGATCCTCTTCGACGAGCCGACTTCCGCCCTCGATCCCGAGATGATCAACGAGGTCCTCGACGTCATGGTCGACCTCGCCAAGAAGGGCATGACGATGATCGTCGTCACCCACGAGATGGGGTTCGCCCGCACTGCCGCCGACCGCGTCGTCTTCATGGCCGACGGCGCGATCGTCGAGGAGAACACGCCGGAGGAGTTCTTCAACAACCCGCGCAGCGAGCGCGCCAAGGACTTCCTGTCCAAGATCCTCACCCACTGA
- a CDS encoding glutamate ABC transporter substrate-binding protein yields MRFTTTKAFVLCAGLGLALTACGEAGNSGGGDVDVDVAKDAASSFADGSRMKELAEDGKITIGVKFDQPGIGFKGATDDQPQGFDPEVGRILAASLGIESDKIVWKETISDNREPFLQAGEVDIVIASYSITDERRKVVGQAGPYYVTGQQLLVAKDSSISTLADVKGKEVCSVTGSTSLDNIKKEGAVPRGFDTYSECVDQVVDGAVDAMTTDGAILMGYAAEQPDALKVAVDPFSEERYGVGYSKDHPEMCQWIVDALKKSQDDGVWAKAFEATLGKSGVETPTPPSADACS; encoded by the coding sequence ATGCGATTCACCACCACCAAGGCATTCGTGCTCTGTGCAGGACTCGGACTGGCACTCACCGCCTGCGGCGAGGCAGGCAACAGCGGCGGCGGTGACGTCGACGTCGACGTGGCCAAGGACGCCGCGTCGTCGTTCGCCGACGGCAGCCGCATGAAGGAACTCGCCGAGGACGGAAAGATCACCATCGGCGTGAAGTTCGACCAGCCCGGCATCGGGTTCAAGGGCGCCACCGACGACCAGCCGCAGGGCTTCGACCCCGAGGTCGGCCGGATCCTGGCGGCCTCGCTGGGCATCGAGTCGGACAAGATCGTCTGGAAGGAGACGATCTCCGACAACCGTGAGCCGTTCCTCCAGGCCGGCGAGGTCGACATCGTGATCGCGTCGTACTCGATCACCGACGAGCGTCGCAAGGTCGTCGGGCAGGCCGGCCCCTACTACGTCACCGGCCAGCAACTCCTCGTCGCCAAGGACAGCTCGATCTCCACCCTGGCCGACGTCAAGGGCAAGGAGGTCTGTTCGGTGACCGGCTCGACGTCCCTGGACAACATCAAGAAGGAAGGCGCGGTCCCCCGCGGCTTCGACACCTACTCCGAGTGCGTCGACCAGGTCGTCGACGGCGCGGTGGACGCGATGACCACCGACGGCGCGATCCTCATGGGGTACGCCGCCGAGCAGCCCGACGCACTCAAGGTCGCGGTCGACCCGTTCAGCGAGGAGCGCTACGGCGTCGGCTACAGCAAGGACCACCCCGAGATGTGCCAGTGGATCGTCGACGCCCTGAAGAAGTCGCAGGACGACGGCGTCTGGGCCAAGGCCTTCGAGGCGACGCTGGGCAAGTCGGGCGTGGAGACTCCCACCCCGCCGAGCGCCGACGCCTGCTCCTGA
- a CDS encoding amino acid ABC transporter permease, which translates to MDAVFSNFDEYLKAFSLTIALFVVSGIGALVFGTILASFRVGPVPLLRGFASLYVTLVRNTPLLMIFVLFAIGGVRIGWNFKFVEDIEVFGWNASAFFVRSCIALTVYTSAFVCEALRSGVNSVDLGQAEAARAIGLPFMKVMTLVVLPQAFRAVIGPMTSVIVALIKNTSVAAAFGMAEATATMRIFTNNNADERLGIFLMFAIGYVVIVEVVAFSSYALERKMKVAR; encoded by the coding sequence GTGGACGCGGTGTTCAGCAACTTCGACGAGTACCTCAAGGCGTTCTCCCTGACGATCGCGCTGTTCGTGGTCTCGGGGATCGGCGCCCTGGTGTTCGGCACGATCCTGGCGTCGTTCCGGGTGGGGCCGGTGCCGCTGCTGCGGGGCTTCGCCTCGCTGTACGTGACGCTGGTGCGCAACACGCCCCTGCTGATGATCTTCGTGCTCTTCGCGATCGGCGGGGTCCGGATCGGCTGGAACTTCAAGTTCGTCGAGGACATCGAGGTCTTCGGCTGGAACGCGTCGGCCTTCTTCGTCCGTTCCTGCATCGCGCTGACCGTCTACACCTCGGCCTTCGTGTGCGAGGCGCTGCGCTCGGGAGTGAACTCCGTCGACCTGGGGCAGGCCGAGGCAGCCCGGGCGATCGGGCTGCCGTTCATGAAGGTGATGACGCTGGTGGTGCTTCCCCAAGCGTTCCGGGCAGTGATCGGGCCGATGACGAGCGTGATCGTGGCCCTGATCAAGAACACCTCGGTGGCTGCGGCGTTCGGCATGGCGGAGGCCACCGCGACGATGCGCATCTTCACCAACAACAACGCTGACGAACGTCTGGGCATCTTCCTGATGTTCGCGATCGGCTACGTCGTCATCGTCGAGGTGGTCGCGTTCAGCTCCTACGCCCTCGAGCGGAAGATGAAGGTGGCCCGATGA
- a CDS encoding amino acid ABC transporter permease: protein MSAGVLFDAPGPRTKVRHRIYGVLALVALVALVGVVAKRLYDYGQFEYSLWEYFVTPDYLRVIFSALLDTLAMAVFAIVLAVVFGVLFGIGKLSDHVWVRWPCWLVVEFFRAVPVLLMMIFFFFWFSIGGGPLTPFWVVVVSLTLYNGSVLAEVVRAGINAVPRGQAEAAYAIGMRKTQVMTHVQLPQGVKMMLPALISQMVVALKDTSLGYYITAPGLTYAYKIISTEGRNHIPTAIVVTALYIAVNLLLTWLATVVQKKLVGEKKILDVPAAGAAGDASSGAKVG, encoded by the coding sequence ATGAGTGCCGGTGTCCTGTTCGACGCCCCCGGCCCCCGGACGAAGGTCCGGCACCGGATCTACGGCGTCCTCGCCCTGGTGGCACTGGTCGCGCTGGTGGGCGTGGTTGCGAAGCGGCTCTACGACTACGGCCAGTTCGAGTACTCACTGTGGGAGTACTTCGTCACCCCCGACTATCTGAGGGTCATCTTCTCGGCGCTCCTCGACACCCTCGCCATGGCGGTCTTCGCGATCGTGCTGGCCGTCGTCTTCGGTGTCCTGTTCGGCATCGGGAAGCTGTCCGACCACGTGTGGGTGCGGTGGCCGTGCTGGCTGGTGGTGGAGTTCTTCCGTGCCGTGCCGGTGCTGCTGATGATGATCTTCTTCTTCTTCTGGTTCTCGATCGGCGGCGGACCGCTGACCCCGTTCTGGGTGGTCGTGGTGTCGCTGACGCTCTACAACGGTTCGGTGTTGGCCGAGGTGGTGCGGGCCGGCATCAACGCAGTGCCACGTGGCCAGGCCGAGGCGGCGTACGCGATCGGCATGCGCAAGACCCAGGTGATGACGCACGTGCAGTTGCCCCAGGGCGTGAAGATGATGCTCCCGGCACTGATCAGCCAGATGGTGGTGGCGCTCAAGGACACCTCGCTGGGCTACTACATCACCGCGCCCGGCCTGACGTACGCCTACAAGATCATCTCCACCGAGGGCCGCAACCACATCCCCACCGCGATCGTCGTCACGGCGCTCTACATCGCGGTGAACCTGCTGCTGACCTGGCTGGCCACCGTCGTGCAGAAGAAGCTGGTGGGCGAGAAGAAGATCCTCGACGTCCCGGCCGCGGGTGCTGCCGGGGACGCGAGCAGCGGCGCCAAGGTCGGCTGA